In Chitinophaga sp. H8, the sequence CTTTAAACCGCCTGTTAAACTGTTTCTGGGAAAGACAAAACGTATTGGCTAAATCTTCAATTTTTGTTTTGCCGTTGCTGTTTCTTATTGTTTTGATCGCACGGGAGATCAAAGAATCTTCCAACTGTGGCTTTTTCAACATGGCCATAAAACAGGCCGATAGCAGTTCGATACGTTGCGGTGTGTTTTGGGCCAGTGCTATTTTTTCATTTAAAATGACACCTTCCTGTCCCAGAAATGTATCCAGGGAGATAAATGCATTATTCAGTTCGGAGGCGGGAATATTGAAAAGGCGTGGTATGGCATGTGAATAAAATGATACCCCTATCAGGTGATAAAACCCATCTACAGTGAACTGATTGGGGCGGTGTGTGTGCCCCTGCACAGCGGAAAACAGCAAATCAGCAGCTGGGTGATTACCGTTGAATGCAAAGATGATTTCTGTCAGACTATTGGCCACCACATAATAGGTAGTATGTGGTTTTTGGGAAGTAGTATCCCACGTACCCACCCAGAAATGACTGATCAGGTCTTTGAGCGCCTCACATGGGGATATCACTTCGTGTATCATATAGGCTGTCTGGTGATATTTAAAAAAGCCACTATCAGAGCGGCTTTTGCTGTTTGCTACTCCTGTCCGGGATTGTTCCGCAGCTAGTAGCAATTTGCTTTATAAACGCAATGTTGATAGCAAATATTGTACAAAAAAAATATAGTGCAAAATGATTTTTTGACACCTGGCTATTAGATACTTTTGATAGCACAGCGTGGTTATACCTCTCAAAACACACCCGAATAAATTGCAGAAAAAAAATAGGACAAACCTTATTCATATGAGCTCATTTGTACTTGGTTTTCAGGACATCGACAACACCAAACTCCAGGAGGCAGGCGGAAAAGGTATGCATCTGGGGGAACTTACCAGGATAGCAGGGATACATGTACCGGATGGTTTTTGTGTTACTACCGCAGCTTTTAAGAAGATGATGGCGGAGATACCGGAGATGAATAGGTTACTTGACAAGTTGTCCGTTTTAAAAGTAGAAGACCGGGACAGGATCCGGGAATTGAGCCGTGAGATTCGCCGGTGTATTGAAGGAGCAGCCGTTTCCCCGGACCTCCGGAAGGAAATTTCCGGCTTTCTCCCGGAGGAAGATCGTGCATATGCCGTACGGTCCAGTGCTACCGCCGAGGATTTGCCAGGGGCTTCTTTTGCAGGACAGCAGGATACGTACCTGAACATTATTGGAAAGACGGCTATCTTAACGCATATCAGTAAGTGCTGGGCATCGCTGTTTACGGAACGGGCCATCATTTACCGTATTCAAAATGGCTTCGACCATCGTAAGGTGTACTTAGCGGTGGTGGTGCAGGAGATGGTTTTTCCGCAGGTAGCGGGAATTATGTTTACCGCTGATCCGGTCAGTGGCAACCGGAAAATGTTATCTATTGATGCCAGCTTTGGGCTGGGAGAGACGATGGTGGCGGGCCTGGTGAATGCGGATAACTACAAAGTACATAGTGGTAAGTTGGTAGATAAGCGGATCCCTGCCAAGCAGCGGGCTATTTATGCTTTAAAAGAGGGTGGTACGATGGAGCAGGCAGTAGCGCAGGAGCAGCAGCACAGGCAGGCGTTGACGGATGAGCAGATTTTAAAATTGGCACACACCGGGCGGAAGATCGAAGCATATTTTGGCTGTCCGCAGGATATTGAATGGTGCCTGGCGGATGATACTTTTTATATTGTCCAGAGCCGGCCTATCACTACCTTGTACCCGGTTCCGGAAGTGAACGACCAGGAAAATCATGTATATGTATCTGTGGGGCATCAGCAAATGATGACCGACCCTATAAAACCGCTGGGCCTTTCTTTTTATCTGTTAACAACCTCTGCACGCATGAGCAAAGCGGGCGGAAGACTGTTTGTAGATATCACGCGTCAGCTATCTTCTCCTGCCAGCAGAAAGGCGATGATAGAAAATGTGTTAGGAAAATCAGATCCGTTGATCAAAGACGCGTTGCTGACTATCGTTGCCCGGGAAGGTTTTCTAAAATTAATACCGGATGATGAAGCTGCACCTGGGCCTGGAAGAAGGGCTACGGGGGCTGACTCACCTGTCGCGAATGATCCGGCTATTGTTGTTGAGCTAATGCAGCGGCATAAAGTATCTATAGCAGCGTTAAAGCAAAATATTCAGTTGAAATCCGGGACAGCGGTATTTGATTTTATCCTGGAAGATTTGCAGGAGGCCAGGCAGGCTTTATTTGGCGCACAGAATATGCAGGCGCTGATGGCATTTTTTGATGCTTCATCATGGCTCAACGAAAAAATGAATGAGTGGTTGGGCGAGAAGAATGCCGCAGATATACTTGCTCAGTCGGTATCAAACAATATTACCTCTGAGATGGGGCTGGCACTTTTGGATGTAGCAGATGTGATCCGTCCTTATCCTGCAATTATTGATTATTTGCAACAGGTAAAAGCGGATAACTTTCTGGAAGAACTGCTTCCGTTTAATGGGGGACAGGAAGTCCGGGATGCTATTTATGCTTATCTCAGCAAATACGGGATGCGATGCGCAGGAGAGATCGACACTACCAAAGCCCGTTGGAGCGAAAGGCCTGTTACATTGGTACCACTGCTCCTCAATAATATCAAAAACTTTACACCTGGTGCCAGCAAGCAGAAATTTGAACAAGGATTACAGGAAGCGTTGCAGAAAGAGGTGGAGTTATTAAGCCGGTTACGCCAGCTACCAGATGGTGAGCAGAAAGCGGAAGCAACCAAGCAAATGATCAGCCAGCTCCGGAATTTTGCCGGTTACCGGGAATATCCGAAATATGGGTTAGTCAATCGCTACTTCATTTATAAACAGGCTTTATTGAAAGAAGCAACCCAATTGGTACAAGCCAACGTTATCCACGAGAAAGAAGATGTTTACTATCTCTATTTTGAAGAATTTCGGGAAGTGGTACAAAGCCATCTATTGGAGTATGGGATCATCAACAAACGAAAAGCGGAGTACATGGTGTATGAAAAGCTGACGCCTCCGCGTGTTATTACCTCTGATGGTGAAATCATTACAGGTAAGTACAACCGGGAAGATCTCCCTGCCGGAGCATTGGCCGGACTGGCGGTTTCTTCCGGAGTAATTGAAGGACGGGCACGCGTAGTCCTAAACATGGAAGATGCGGATCTCGCAACGGGGGATATATTGGTCACTTCCTTTACAGACCCCAGCTGGACGCCCTTGTTTGTGTCCATAAAAGGCCTGGTTACAGAAGTAGGCGGATTGATGCCCCACGGCGCCGTAATTGCGCGTGAATATGGTTTGCCAGCGGTGGTTGGGGTGGAACATGCGACTAAACTTATCAAAGACGGGCAACGGATCCGGGTACACGGCACGGAAGGGTATGTGGAAATGCTGTAGTTTGATTTTGCAATGGATCGATCCTTGTTTTATTGGATGCCACTCTCAAACTGTTCTCAGCGTCTGCCATTGCTGCGCCAACTTCGGAGTTTCAATCCTTCTTATTCTGGACGTACCTTTCAAACAACTCTATCGGCTTGTTAATTCCTTTGTTTATTTCAGTTTCAATCCTTCTTATTCTGGACGTACCTTTCAAACACAGTTGCTATTTCCATCAATAATTGAGTTTAAATTGTTTCAATCCTTCTTATTCTGGACGTACCTTTCGAACTTCATGGCCACTTACAGCCTGTGTAAAAAATCATGAGTTTCAATCCTTCTTATTCTGGACGTACCTTTCAAACACCGCTGGCAGATAGCATTAATGAATTCATAATTCAAGTTTCAATCCTTCTTATTCTGGACGTACCTTTCAAACAAGTGCTTTAGAAGATAAGAGAAAGTTAATTGATACGTTTCAATCCTTCTTATTCTGGACGTACCTCTCAAACTAGAAGCCCCAGCGGATGCGGGATTACTACTTAGCCGTTTCAATCCTTCTTATTCTGGACGTACCTCTCAAACTGGATAACTGCCGCCTTCCCCCTATCTAATGCAGGAAGTTTCAATCCTTCTTATTCTGGACGTACCTCTCAAACGCATTGAGGTGGTATCGACCTTACGTAGATAAGGCAAGTTTCAATCCTTCTTATTCTGGACGTACCTCTCAAACATCCCGGAACCCGGGTGCATCAGATGTAAGCCCCTTCAGTTTCAATCCTTCTTATTCTGGACGTACCTCTCAAACAAAAGATTTGGAGTATAAAAAAATGGTGCTATGTGAGTTTCAATCCTTCTTATTCTGGACGTACCTCTCAAACCAGTTCCGGCACAGGGGCCTGGATTCTCCGGGACAAGTTTCAATCCTTCTTATTCTGGACGTACCTCTCAAACCTTAAATCGTATTGAATGAATTGGTCTGCATTTTCCTGTTTCAATCCTTCTTATTCTGGACGTACCTCTCAAACTTAGTGCTATACAAAGGAATAAATCTGTAATGGTGGTGTTTCAATCCTTCTTATTCTGGACGTACCTCTCAAACTCCAGTGCTGA encodes:
- a CDS encoding helix-turn-helix domain-containing protein, which translates into the protein MLLAAEQSRTGVANSKSRSDSGFFKYHQTAYMIHEVISPCEALKDLISHFWVGTWDTTSQKPHTTYYVVANSLTEIIFAFNGNHPAADLLFSAVQGHTHRPNQFTVDGFYHLIGVSFYSHAIPRLFNIPASELNNAFISLDTFLGQEGVILNEKIALAQNTPQRIELLSACFMAMLKKPQLEDSLISRAIKTIRNSNGKTKIEDLANTFCLSQKQFNRRFKAFSGFNPKTYSRIIRFESVIQTYPHTANLTETAYAHDYYDQAHFIHEFKSFTGFAPGDFWKLGEAQH
- the ppsA gene encoding phosphoenolpyruvate synthase — protein: MSSFVLGFQDIDNTKLQEAGGKGMHLGELTRIAGIHVPDGFCVTTAAFKKMMAEIPEMNRLLDKLSVLKVEDRDRIRELSREIRRCIEGAAVSPDLRKEISGFLPEEDRAYAVRSSATAEDLPGASFAGQQDTYLNIIGKTAILTHISKCWASLFTERAIIYRIQNGFDHRKVYLAVVVQEMVFPQVAGIMFTADPVSGNRKMLSIDASFGLGETMVAGLVNADNYKVHSGKLVDKRIPAKQRAIYALKEGGTMEQAVAQEQQHRQALTDEQILKLAHTGRKIEAYFGCPQDIEWCLADDTFYIVQSRPITTLYPVPEVNDQENHVYVSVGHQQMMTDPIKPLGLSFYLLTTSARMSKAGGRLFVDITRQLSSPASRKAMIENVLGKSDPLIKDALLTIVAREGFLKLIPDDEAAPGPGRRATGADSPVANDPAIVVELMQRHKVSIAALKQNIQLKSGTAVFDFILEDLQEARQALFGAQNMQALMAFFDASSWLNEKMNEWLGEKNAADILAQSVSNNITSEMGLALLDVADVIRPYPAIIDYLQQVKADNFLEELLPFNGGQEVRDAIYAYLSKYGMRCAGEIDTTKARWSERPVTLVPLLLNNIKNFTPGASKQKFEQGLQEALQKEVELLSRLRQLPDGEQKAEATKQMISQLRNFAGYREYPKYGLVNRYFIYKQALLKEATQLVQANVIHEKEDVYYLYFEEFREVVQSHLLEYGIINKRKAEYMVYEKLTPPRVITSDGEIITGKYNREDLPAGALAGLAVSSGVIEGRARVVLNMEDADLATGDILVTSFTDPSWTPLFVSIKGLVTEVGGLMPHGAVIAREYGLPAVVGVEHATKLIKDGQRIRVHGTEGYVEML